A stretch of the Drosophila sulfurigaster albostrigata strain 15112-1811.04 chromosome 2L, ASM2355843v2, whole genome shotgun sequence genome encodes the following:
- the LOC133850676 gene encoding uncharacterized protein LOC133850676 isoform X1, whose amino-acid sequence MLQQRSRRLRSRQQLERSSCRQVNYLPGLLIVLLVLLQNFELHMCRQLMRRSDPAPTVDDNNSLLKDTDTDTASRRSGREEQRRSVENVGQPEEIFSAPPNDATDMSYDEYPMVVPKRAALLLDRLMVALHHALENEREGHRIGEFYANKNLMQLEPNEYKSGAEKLQPSEEGNNMPSNSHSFHMYSDDDPDVPDYDFKDLNQINRATGETHGANGVRKFQLMAKSFQRRAGGIGVGVGVGLGKDGHGIVGMAMPSSTPAGAAVGAGAGAGAGVGAGAGGRRVHHVGSNGGGRMYWRCYFNAVSCFLSPKSI is encoded by the exons ATGCTGCAGCAACGTTCGCGTCGCCTGCGTTCGCGTCAGCAGCTGGAGCGAAGCAGCTGCCGTCAGGTGAACTATTTGCCGGGCTTATTGATtgtgctgttggtgttgctgcagAATTTCGAGCTGCACATGTGCCGGCAATTGATGCGACGCAGCGACCCAGCACCGACCGTCGATGACAACAACTCCTTGCTCAAggacacggacacggacacggCGTCGAGGAGGAGTGGTCGAGAGGAGCAGCGTCGCAGCGTAGAGAACGTTGGTCAGCCCGAGGAAATATTCAGTGCGCCGCCCAACGATGCCACTGACATGAGCTATGATGAGTATCCG ATGGTTGTGCCGAAGCGAGCTGCTTTATTGCTGGATCGTTTAATGGTGGCCCTGCATCATGCGCTGGAGAACGAAAGGGAAGGACATCGCATTGGCGAATTCTATGCCAACAAAAATCTGATGCAATTGGAGCCGAATGAATACAAGAGCGGCGCAGAGAAGCTGCAGCCCAGCGAGGAAG GAAACAATATGCCATCGAATAGCCACAGCTTTCATATGTACAGCGACGATGATCCGGATGTGCCGGATTATGATTTCAAAGATTTGAATCAAATCAATCGGGCAACGGGCGAAACA CATGGGGCAAATGGTGTAAGAAAATTTCAGTTAATGGCAAAGAGCTTTCAGAGAAGAGCCGGCGGcattggcgttggcgttggtgTTGGTCTTGGCAAGGATGGTCACGGAATTGTGGGCATGGCGATGCCCAGTTCAACGCCCGCTGGAGCTGCCGTTGGAGCTggagcgggagcgggagcgggagTGGGAGCAGGAGCTGGTGGCAGGCGAGTCCATCACGTTGGATCGAATGGAGGTGGTCGCATGTATTGGCGCTGCTATTTCAATGCCGTCAGCTGTTTTTTAAGTCCAAAATCtatctaa
- the LOC133850676 gene encoding uncharacterized protein LOC133850676 isoform X2, with amino-acid sequence MLQQRSRRLRSRQQLERSSCRQVNYLPGLLIVLLVLLQNFELHMCRQLMRRSDPAPTVDDNNSLLKDTDTDTASRRSGREEQRRSVENVGQPEEIFSAPPNDATDMSYDEYPMVVPKRAALLLDRLMVALHHALENEREGHRIGEFYANKNLMQLEPNEYKSGAEKLQPSEEGNNMPSNSHSFHMYSDDDPDVPDYDFKDLNQINRATGETKISVNGKELSEKSRRHWRWRWCWSWQGWSRNCGHGDAQFNARWSCRWSWSGSGSGSGSRSWWQASPSRWIEWRWSHVLALLFQCRQLFFKSKIYLKITN; translated from the exons ATGCTGCAGCAACGTTCGCGTCGCCTGCGTTCGCGTCAGCAGCTGGAGCGAAGCAGCTGCCGTCAGGTGAACTATTTGCCGGGCTTATTGATtgtgctgttggtgttgctgcagAATTTCGAGCTGCACATGTGCCGGCAATTGATGCGACGCAGCGACCCAGCACCGACCGTCGATGACAACAACTCCTTGCTCAAggacacggacacggacacggCGTCGAGGAGGAGTGGTCGAGAGGAGCAGCGTCGCAGCGTAGAGAACGTTGGTCAGCCCGAGGAAATATTCAGTGCGCCGCCCAACGATGCCACTGACATGAGCTATGATGAGTATCCG ATGGTTGTGCCGAAGCGAGCTGCTTTATTGCTGGATCGTTTAATGGTGGCCCTGCATCATGCGCTGGAGAACGAAAGGGAAGGACATCGCATTGGCGAATTCTATGCCAACAAAAATCTGATGCAATTGGAGCCGAATGAATACAAGAGCGGCGCAGAGAAGCTGCAGCCCAGCGAGGAAG GAAACAATATGCCATCGAATAGCCACAGCTTTCATATGTACAGCGACGATGATCCGGATGTGCCGGATTATGATTTCAAAGATTTGAATCAAATCAATCGGGCAACGGGCGAAACA AAAATTTCAGTTAATGGCAAAGAGCTTTCAGAGAAGAGCCGGCGGcattggcgttggcgttggtgTTGGTCTTGGCAAGGATGGTCACGGAATTGTGGGCATGGCGATGCCCAGTTCAACGCCCGCTGGAGCTGCCGTTGGAGCTggagcgggagcgggagcgggagTGGGAGCAGGAGCTGGTGGCAGGCGAGTCCATCACGTTGGATCGAATGGAGGTGGTCGCATGTATTGGCGCTGCTATTTCAATGCCGTCAGCTGTTTTTTAAGTCCAAAATCtatctaaaaataacaaactaa
- the LOC133850676 gene encoding uncharacterized protein LOC133850676 isoform X4 codes for MLQQRSRRLRSRQQLERSSCRQVNYLPGLLIVLLVLLQNFELHMCRQLMRRSDPAPTVDDNNSLLKDTDTDTASRRSGREEQRRSVENVGQPEEIFSAPPNDATDMSYDEYPMVVPKRAALLLDRLMVALHHALENEREGHRIGEFYANKNLMQLEPNEYKSGAEKLQPSEEGNNMPSNSHSFHMYSDDDPDVPDYDFKDLNQINRATGETRRAGGIGVGVGVGLGKDGHGIVGMAMPSSTPAGAAVGAGAGAGAGVGAGAGGRRVHHVGSNGGGRMYWRCYFNAVSCFLSPKSI; via the exons ATGCTGCAGCAACGTTCGCGTCGCCTGCGTTCGCGTCAGCAGCTGGAGCGAAGCAGCTGCCGTCAGGTGAACTATTTGCCGGGCTTATTGATtgtgctgttggtgttgctgcagAATTTCGAGCTGCACATGTGCCGGCAATTGATGCGACGCAGCGACCCAGCACCGACCGTCGATGACAACAACTCCTTGCTCAAggacacggacacggacacggCGTCGAGGAGGAGTGGTCGAGAGGAGCAGCGTCGCAGCGTAGAGAACGTTGGTCAGCCCGAGGAAATATTCAGTGCGCCGCCCAACGATGCCACTGACATGAGCTATGATGAGTATCCG ATGGTTGTGCCGAAGCGAGCTGCTTTATTGCTGGATCGTTTAATGGTGGCCCTGCATCATGCGCTGGAGAACGAAAGGGAAGGACATCGCATTGGCGAATTCTATGCCAACAAAAATCTGATGCAATTGGAGCCGAATGAATACAAGAGCGGCGCAGAGAAGCTGCAGCCCAGCGAGGAAG GAAACAATATGCCATCGAATAGCCACAGCTTTCATATGTACAGCGACGATGATCCGGATGTGCCGGATTATGATTTCAAAGATTTGAATCAAATCAATCGGGCAACGGGCGAAACA AGAAGAGCCGGCGGcattggcgttggcgttggtgTTGGTCTTGGCAAGGATGGTCACGGAATTGTGGGCATGGCGATGCCCAGTTCAACGCCCGCTGGAGCTGCCGTTGGAGCTggagcgggagcgggagcgggagTGGGAGCAGGAGCTGGTGGCAGGCGAGTCCATCACGTTGGATCGAATGGAGGTGGTCGCATGTATTGGCGCTGCTATTTCAATGCCGTCAGCTGTTTTTTAAGTCCAAAATCtatctaa
- the LOC133835812 gene encoding uncharacterized protein LOC133835812, which yields MRAYYTTKDKRKYGDMSYESKYLLDPKYMTKRDLQHYYRYYNMTKNRGQFKKIVIVIFCVCVFSYLFVDYNLRTKLLRLRDRLDFIARIDDEYNMTQAYFIDTPGCRMPYFEVLDDNIAQFMFNPKAYKCIKPLTRTNDAVPGQLLLNLNASEQLQLYNITDLANLSCKYSELQRKTDTSNEYLKSVPFELKDSVQLPKDVEFVVVECVDAAGQVVYVDIHFFAVNKPDKVSKRKKVTHFGGGNETSDHLSVMVLGIDSVSHLNFQRQMRRTAAYIRQNLSHVEFWGFNKVGDNTFPNLVPLLSGLDDQELNISCVAPMATPGYDACSFIWKRYKQAGYKTIFAEDVAMLGLFNFCRSGFRRTPTDYYLRPVVLEMEKRIAYRKDLNVNLCMGGRRTADVLMEYMRKLMPHMQRQLFFSFFWSVSLTHDYFNSPTLLDGQLMHNLQLLQETGILNRTLVLLMSDHGMRWGSFRKTYQGMMEERQPLLIALYPAWLKQRYPQAVANLELNAKRLTTHFDLHATLLQLLDMRQLQPDQLQRQADDLHDIDSTLPRGISLFLPVPAERNCEQAGIAAHWCTCHQREELPTNDGRVQRAARYLVRMINDRLVAHSQCRTLYLNSILQAFIAAPHRKMLKELRTDYAVDITLRLQTKPGLGVFESTVRMSGYASALTGTISRINLYGSQSYCINDSALKMFCYCHR from the exons ATGCGTGCCTACTACACCACGAAGGATAAGCGAAAGTACGGCGACATGAGCTATGA AAGCAAATATCTGCTGGATCCGAAATACATGACGAAACGGGATCTGCAGCATTACTATCGCTACTACAACATGACAAAGAATCGCGGCCAATTCAAGAAGATCGTTATTGTGATATTCTGCGTGTGCGTCTTCTCCTATCTCTTTGTCGACTACAATCTGAGGACAAAGCTGCTCCGTCTACGCGATCGCTTGGATTTCATAGCACGCATCGACGATGAATACAACATGACTCAGGCGTATTTCATCGACACGCCCGGCTGTCGGATGCCGTACTTCGAGGTACTCGACGACAACATTGCCCAGTTCATGTTCAATCCGAAGGCGTACAAGTGCATCAAGCCCCTGACACGGACTAACGATGCGGTGCCCggccagctgctgctcaatCTGAATGCCAGCGAACAGCTGCAGCTCTACAACATTACGGATCTGGCCAATCTCAGTTGCAAGTACTCGGAACTGCAGCGCAAAACCGATACATCAAATGAGTACCTGAAGTCGGTGCCGTTTGAGCTGAAGGACAGCGTACAATTGCCCAAGGATGTGGAGTTTGTGGTTGTGGAATGCGTCGATGCAGCGGGACAAGTTGTCTACGTCGATATTCATTTCTTTGCGGTGAATAAACCCGACAAGGTGTCCAAGAGAAAGAAGGTTACCCACTTCGGCGGTGGCAACGAGACGTCCGATCATTTGTCCGTCATGGTGCTGGGCATCGATAGCGTATCGCATTTGAATTTTCAACGTCAGATGCGACGCACTGCGGCCTACATACGACAGAATCTGTCGCATGTGGAATTCTGGGGCTTCAACAAGGTGGGCGACAACACGTTTCCCAATCTGGTGCCACTGCTCAGCGGCCTCGACGATCAGGAACTGAACATTTCGTGTGTGGCGCCCATGGCAACGCCCGGTTACGATGCCTGCTCGTTCATCTGGAAGCGCTACAAGCAGGCCGGCTACAAGACGATCTTTGCCGAGGACGTGGCCATGTTGGGATTGTTTAATTTCTGTCGCAGCGGATTTCGTCGGACGCCCACAGATTACTATTTGCGTCCCGTCGTGCTGGAGATGGAGAAACGCATCGCCTATCGCAAGGATCTCAATGTGAACCTCTGTATGGGTGGACGACGCACTGCCGACGTCCTCATGGAATACATGCGCAAGCTGATGCCGCACATGCAACGTCAATTGTTCTTCTCGTTCTTTTGGTCCGTCTCCCTAACGCACGATTACTTCAACTCGCCCACGCTGCTGGACGGCCAGTTGATGCAcaatttgcagctgctgcaggagACGGGCATCCTCAATCGCACCCTTGTGCTGCTGATGTCCGATCATGGGATGCGTTGGGGTTCGTTTCGCAAGACGTATCAGGGCATGATGGAGGAGCGTCAGCCACTGTTGATTGCTCTGTATCCGGCGTGGCTGAAGCAACGCTATCCGCAAGCGGTGGCCAATCTGGAGCTGAATGCCAAGCGACTGACGACCCACTTTGATCTGCATGCCacgctgctgcagttgctcgaCATGCGGCAACTGCAACCGGATCAGCTGCAGCGTCAGGCCGACGATCTGCACGACATCGACAGCACCCTGCCCAGGGGCATCAGTTTGTTCCTGCCGGTGCCGGCGGAAAGGAACTGCGAACAGGCGGGCATTGCGGCACATTGGTGCACGTGCCACCAGCGTGAAGAGTTGCCCACAAACGATGGCCGGGTGCAACGTGCGGCACGGTATTTGGTGCGTATGATCAACGATCGTCTGGTGGCGCATTCGCAATGCCGCACCCTCTATCTGAACTCCATACTGCAGGCGTTCATTGCGGCCCCGCATCGCAAGATGCTCAAGGAACTGCGCACCGATTATGCCGTGGACATTACGCTCCGACTGCAGACGAAGCCCGGCCTGGGTGTCTTTGAGTCCACGGTGCGTATGTCGGGCTATGCGAGTGCTCTCACTGGGACCATCAGTCGCATCAATTTGTATGGCAGCCAGAGCTACTGCATCAATGATTCGGCTCTCAAGATGTTCTGCTATTGTCATAGATaa
- the LOC133850676 gene encoding uncharacterized protein LOC133850676 isoform X3 translates to MLQQRSRRLRSRQQLERSSCRQVNYLPGLLIVLLVLLQNFELHMCRQLMRRSDPAPTVDDNNSLLKDTDTDTASRRSGREEQRRSVENVGQPEEIFSAPPNDATDMSYDEYPMVVPKRAALLLDRLMVALHHALENEREGHRIGEFYANKNLMQLEPNEYKSGAEKLQPSEEGNNMPSNSHSFHMYSDDDPDVPDYDFKDLNQINRATGETLMAKSFQRRAGGIGVGVGVGLGKDGHGIVGMAMPSSTPAGAAVGAGAGAGAGVGAGAGGRRVHHVGSNGGGRMYWRCYFNAVSCFLSPKSI, encoded by the exons ATGCTGCAGCAACGTTCGCGTCGCCTGCGTTCGCGTCAGCAGCTGGAGCGAAGCAGCTGCCGTCAGGTGAACTATTTGCCGGGCTTATTGATtgtgctgttggtgttgctgcagAATTTCGAGCTGCACATGTGCCGGCAATTGATGCGACGCAGCGACCCAGCACCGACCGTCGATGACAACAACTCCTTGCTCAAggacacggacacggacacggCGTCGAGGAGGAGTGGTCGAGAGGAGCAGCGTCGCAGCGTAGAGAACGTTGGTCAGCCCGAGGAAATATTCAGTGCGCCGCCCAACGATGCCACTGACATGAGCTATGATGAGTATCCG ATGGTTGTGCCGAAGCGAGCTGCTTTATTGCTGGATCGTTTAATGGTGGCCCTGCATCATGCGCTGGAGAACGAAAGGGAAGGACATCGCATTGGCGAATTCTATGCCAACAAAAATCTGATGCAATTGGAGCCGAATGAATACAAGAGCGGCGCAGAGAAGCTGCAGCCCAGCGAGGAAG GAAACAATATGCCATCGAATAGCCACAGCTTTCATATGTACAGCGACGATGATCCGGATGTGCCGGATTATGATTTCAAAGATTTGAATCAAATCAATCGGGCAACGGGCGAAACA TTAATGGCAAAGAGCTTTCAGAGAAGAGCCGGCGGcattggcgttggcgttggtgTTGGTCTTGGCAAGGATGGTCACGGAATTGTGGGCATGGCGATGCCCAGTTCAACGCCCGCTGGAGCTGCCGTTGGAGCTggagcgggagcgggagcgggagTGGGAGCAGGAGCTGGTGGCAGGCGAGTCCATCACGTTGGATCGAATGGAGGTGGTCGCATGTATTGGCGCTGCTATTTCAATGCCGTCAGCTGTTTTTTAAGTCCAAAATCtatctaa